A single region of the Sorghum bicolor cultivar BTx623 chromosome 7, Sorghum_bicolor_NCBIv3, whole genome shotgun sequence genome encodes:
- the LOC8085002 gene encoding noroxomaritidine synthase, with translation MALWSPALLIPIAALLAPSYFYIKYKRSNSPILPVIWPVVGILPGIVANFNNLHDLITAVLSAVMCNYMVHGPVGTRIQYFLTSDPQNVRHIFTSNHPNYPKGEEFAEIFDVMKGSFFTVDAESGRHHRAKVQSILSNPQILALITDCCRNKVGKGLLSFLSRMANAGTAFDMQQLNARYAFDVAATPVFGVDTGLLSPDPDMPPLHVTDAMDTVMEVPIFRHVMPALVWKVMRRLNIGPERRLATAQAVLRGFVVKMMETRKTRRHSSVGKEGDEAAASLDIQSSYINDTNYGDDDELLIATLINYLIAGRDTVGAGLSWLFYNISRNPSVLSSIRKELAPIASRKAAATATTAAADNKEPNATVTFEPEETKGLVYLQAAVLETLRLYPPVPFERKTVLCEDTLPSGHEVGAGDTIVISLYAMARMDPVWGNDCHEYRPERWLSGDGSKLQYIPSHKFLTFSSGPRMCLGKDIGIMQVKTAAANVLWNFDLELLEGHAVEPKLSTILQMKNGLVVKVKKRVQE, from the coding sequence ATGGCTCTATGGTCTCCAGCACTACTGATCCCCATAGCTGCTCTCCTTGCTCCATCGTACTTCTATATCAAATATAAAAGATCAAATAGCCCGATTCTCCCAGTGATCTGGCCAGTAGTAGGCATTCTCCCAGGCATCGTTGCCAACTTCAACAACTTGCACGACTTGATCACAGCTGTCCTTTCTGCCGTTATGTGCAACTACATGGTGCACGGACCAGTGGGAACGAGAATACAATACTTCCTTACCAGCGATCCACAAAATGTCCGACACATCTTCACTTCAAACCATCCAAACTACCCCAAGGGTGAGGAGTTTGCAGAGATCTTCGACGTCATGAAAGGAAGTTTCTTCACAGTTGATGCTGAGTCCGGCCGCCATCATCGCGCCAAGGTTCAGAGCATCCTAAGCAATCCACAGATTTTGGCCTTGATAACTGATTGCTGCCGCAACAAGGTCGGGAAAGGTCTGCTCTCCTTCCTGTCACGCATGGCGAACGCCGGAACGGCGTTCGACATGCAGCAGTTGAACGCGAGGTATGCGTTCGATGTGGCTGCTACACCAGTCTTTGGCGTGGACACTGGTCTCCTATCGCCAGACCCAGACATGCCTCCTCTTCACGTCACAGACGCCATGGACACCGTCATGGAGGTGCCCATTTTCCGGCACGTGATGCCGGCGTTAGTCTGGAAGGTGATGAGACGGCTAAACATTGGTCCCGAGAGGAGGCTGGCCACGGCACAGGCAGTACTTCGTGGATTCGTCGTGAAGATGATGGAGACAAGGAAGACCCGTCGTCATTCATCAGTTGGCAAGGAAGGAGATGAAGCCGCTGCTTCGTTGGACATCCAGTCATCCTACATCAACGACACCAACTATGGCGACGACGATGAATTGCTCATTGCAACACTCATCAACTATCTTATCGCCGGGCGGGACACTGTCGGTGCGGGGTTGTCGTGGCTATTCTACAACATCTCTAGGAACCCCTCCGTCTTGTCCAGCATCCGCAAGGAGCTGGCACCCATTGCATCGCGCaaagccgccgccaccgccaccaccgccgccgcagaTAATAAAGAACCGAATGCCACGGTGACCTTTGAGCCGGAGGAGACGAAAGGACTAGTTTACTTGCAGGCTGCGGTGTTGGAGACCCTGAGGCTTTACCCTCCTGTCCCGTTCGAGCGCAAGACTGTGCTGTGTGAGGATACACTGCCGAGCGGCCATGAGGTGGGCGCCGGTGACACCATCGTCATCTCCTTGTACGCCATGGCAAGAATGGATCCCGTGTGGGGCAATGACTGCCACGAGTACAGGCCTGAGAGGTGGCTCTCTGGTGATGGAAGCAAACTGCAGTACATTCCTTCTCATAAATTCCTGACGTTCAGCTCGGGGCCAAGGATGTGCCTCGGCAAGGACATCGGGATTATGCAGGTGAAGACAGCCGCCGCCAACGTCCTGTGGAACTTCGATTTGGAGCTGTTGGAAGGGCACGCTGTTGAACCGAAGCTCTCGACTATTCTGCAGATGAAGAACGGGCTCGTGGTCAAGGTTAAGAAAAGGGTCCAAGAATGA